The genomic segment GAATAAGCACTTTCTCAGTAACAAAAATCGCGCGCCCGAACATGCGCTTCCGGGTTTGGAAGGGGAAATTAAGCAGGTGCGTCTAGAACTAAAACTTTTGGCGGAGGTGGGTTTAATTGGTCTGCCGAATGCGGGGAAATCGACGCTTATTTCGGCTTTATCTTCTGCCCGTCCGAAAATTGGGGATTATCCCTTTACGACTTTGATCCCTAATTTGGGGGTGGTACGTCGTCCGACGGGGGATGGCACAGTGTTTGCTGATATTCCCGGCTTGATTGCAGGAGCCCATCAGGGTGTGGGGCTGGGTCACGAATTTCTACGGCACATTGAACGCACAAGGGTTTTGGTGCATTTGGTTGACCTGAATGCGGAAGACCCAATTCAAGATTATGTGACCATTCAACAGGAATTACTCGCTTACGGTCGCGGTTTACCGGAGCTGCCTCAAATCGTTGCGCTGAATAAGCTGGATACGGGCGATCGCGAATTTTCAGACTTTATCAAGGAAGAATTACAGGAAATCACGGATCATGAAATTATGACCATTTCGGCGGTGTCGCGGGCGGGGCTGGATCAGCTGCTCCAAAGAATTTGGGAGATTCTGGATACCCTCAATGCGGCGGATGAGGCGGCAAAGCAATTAGAGCGAGAAGAGGCGCGGCGGGCAGAGGCTGAGCTGTTGCTTACGGTGCCGCCACCACATCTTGAGGAATCGGTGGAATAGGTATTGTCAGAGGGTAACAGTCTGACTTGGGGAGCATCGGGATCGAGACACTGCACCCTATAATGTATCCCGATGTTTTAGGGATATAGCTGCAATGACGACACAACGGGTTGGGTTACTTTTTGGGGGGAAATCCGGTGAACATGAGGTTTCCATTGTCTCAGCTCAGGCGATCGCCAGTGCCTTTCAAATGGGCGAAAATCCCGCAAAATATGAGCTTCTACCTTTCTACATCGATAAGGGTGGCATTTGGCATGACCCAGATTTTTCGAGTGACATTTTAAAATCAGGCAAGTCCGTTGACCCTGAAACCGTTGACCCTGCTGCCCGTTGGCAATTTCCTGCCGCTGCGCCCACGGTAGATGTGTGGTTCCCGATTATTCATGGCCCCAATGGTGAAGATGGCACATTGCAGGGTTTGTTGACCCTCATGGAAAAGCCCTTTGTGGGCAGTAATGTCCTCGGCTCTTCTGCTGGCATGGACAAACTTGCGATGAAAATGATCTTTGCTCAAGCGAGTTTGGCGCAGGTGGATTATGTTGGTGTGTTGCGCTCGGAAGTGTGGTCTAGCCCTTGTGTTTTTCCGAAAATATGCGACAACGTTGAAGCAAAATTAAATTATCCGATGTTCGTTAAACCCGCTAATCTCGGCTCTTCTGTGGGGATCAGTAAAGTGCGTACCCGTGCTGAACTCGAAGCTGCCTTAGATCTCGCGGCAAAGTATGACCGTCGTATTATTGTCGAGGCGGGTGTGAATGCCCGTGAGGTGGAATGTGCGGTGCTGGGCAACAGTAATCCCAAGGCTTCGGTGGTGGGTGAAATCTGCTTTGAGAGTGATTTTTACGATTACGAAACGAAGTACACCGATGGTCAATCCAGTATGAAAATCCCGGCTGAGTTGCCCGCTGATATTGTTGAAAAAGTCCAAGAGGGGGCGATCGCCGCTTTTCAGGCATTAGACTGTGCGGGGATTGGGCGGGTTGATTTTTTCTATGTCGAAGAAACAGGCGATGTATTGATCAATGAAATTAATACGTTACCCGGTTTTACGTCTCTGAGTATGTATCCCCAGCTCTGGAAAAATACAGGCATTACCTTTGATAAATTAGTGGATCAGCTGATTCGATTTGCTTTAGAAGATCGTTAACTTTCCACATCTTCAATCACTAAGCGTTTATAAAAGAAAATTCGGCTTTCTTGGTAGAGTTTTTCGGCTAATTCTGTTTGGGAACTCAAAGGCGATCGCCTGACTAAATTCCCCTCTTGGCACGGGTTAGGGGTGAGTTCTCCGTCGGTTATGCGGCTGCTCGAAACCCCTTCTGCCTGAACCACATCCCCCAAGGAAAGAGGTTTGTTTAAAGGCTTATTTACTCTCATGGGAAATTCAATTAATTTGCTATGTCTATCTACGAGTAAATTCCAGTAGACGAGGCGGGTATTTTTTGTACTAATGTTTAGGATTTGATTGAGTAATTTTTGGTAATCTTCGAGGGATATCCACTCAAAAATATTACTAAGATTAAAGCGATTAATTATGGTAAAAGGCTGATTTTTCAGAAAATTACTGAGACTAGAGTGGTGGATCTCAAGACGGTCTAGGTTTGCTCGAATCAACTCAAAATTTTCTGGTCGTAGGGCAAAGGGTAAAGCTGTTTGGTAATTGCCTGTCGCAATCCACTGTAAGTAAGAATTTTCTTGGGGATTATGTTTCACTAAAGCAGAATTAGCCCGTTGTAAAATTGCAGCGGCAACATTTTCTTCGACATATTTAAAAAAGCTTGGATCTCGCCCTAGTTTTCCCATTACAAACCGCGAAAAAAATAACCTGAAAATCCATTGCCAACGCCATGTATTCCAAGATTTCTCAAACCAAATTTCTCGTTGATGATAATTGCCCTGTTGAAATAATTCATCAAGAATTCTTTTGGAATGAATCAAGGGCAATATTCGCCGGCGAAAAAGAGTCAAATAGCGCTCAAATTTACCACCAGACATTAAGCCATTTTCGAGAATACTGCGGCGATCGCCCCAAAACTTTTGGACAGTAGGAGACAAATCAGCACGACACCGAGAAAACAAATCTAGCCGCAATTTTGACTCGACATTTACCGCAGAAGTCACGAGCCAAAGCATTTCTTGATGGCTTAAATTTTGATAGGCAGCAGCACGCAATTCTAAACAAGCAATCTGCGCCAAACTAAAATCTATTGCAATAACTTTTTTCGGTTTACAGCTTAGTAATGCCAGCGTATTATCGCCACCCGACGCAATAGAAAGACAAGTATGAAAAGGCTGCACGTCTAGCGCAGCAAGCATGACATCCGTATCTTCCCAACACTGCGAATAACGAATCTCTGCAAATTTTTTAGACATACTTTCTGGAGACATTTGAAGGGGCGATCGCCTCAGTTTCCAGTTTATAAATTTTACCCGTTGCACCATCTATCTCAACGCGATCGCCATCATGTAACCACTGCGTGATACCCACCAAATCCGTAATCATCGGCAACCCTAGCTCACGACAGACAATGGCCACATGGGACAAAACACTCCCCCGTTCTACGAGCAAACCCGCCGCGTGGGGAAAGAGCAATACCCAACCCGGATCTGTGGACTCTGCCACCAGAATATAGCCAGCACCTGCATTGTGGGAGCATTGTTGCAGAAATTGCTGCGGATTTTTAACGATACGCACTTCGCCTTGTGCCCGACCAACCGCACAACTTTTGCCTTGTTGGTAGAGGTTTGAGGTTGGCATTTCTGCGGGTGCTGATGCCTGAAATTGATTGCCCTGATACACGATGCCCCTAGTCGAAAAGCGATCGCCGGGAACTGATGTTTGCTGATACATTTGATATTCCTGTCGGCGTAAATCAACTAATCCTTGAAGATTTTGGCAAGTTGCAGTGCCGCTCACAAAACCCATTATTTCTTCGACTTCTAAATAAAAAATATCTTCGTCAGAATTTAGCCGATTGATCTGTGATAAACGTTTTCCTAACTGCATAAAAATTCGGCGAGCAAGACCAAAAACTTTAGTGCGCTCAAAGCGTAAATTTTCACGGTTACGAATTAGTCTCCTTGTATTTTTTAAAATCCAATAAAAAATAAATCGCTTAAAAATATTATTTTTTAAAGTAGAAAATGCGGTGACTTCTGCCTCTACTTGCATAGATTTGTTGGAAGTATTTTTGATGTTAGGAATCTGGGCTAGCTGCGCAATAGATCGAAATAAAGATAAAGGTTGATCTCGTAAAGTTGGGCTTTCTAGTTTCAGCTCTCCTAGGCAGCGATCGCCAAACTTTTCTAGATACACTTGATATTTTAAAGTAAATTCAGGCTGTTTTTTTAACCATTGCTGAATCTCTTTGAGACTTCCCTTTGCTAAAATTTCGATATCTAAAGCCTGTAGCTCTGCTGCCATCTCATGCATTAATTTTAAAGGTTCTGCACTAACAACATTTTCGGTCGAAGCGATTAAGGCATTATGTAACGAATTTGTTTGGTCACCACACCATTTCTCGGTAGTTGTACGTAGTAAACCATAGAAAATCATGGCAAAGAAATCATTAATCAGTGGGGCATCCCAATGGGCTAATAATTTTTCTTCTACCGTACGATAGTGATTGACCAATTCATCGGCGCGCCACAAATTCATATCGATCGGCGGAGTCAAATTTTTAGTTGGCGTTACAACCGTTTCGATACGCTGGTAGTATTTTTTGATGCGACTTTCGAGAGTAAAAAAATTAAAAAATAAAACCAAAATTGTCTGAAAAGATTGGCGGCGATCGCCCCAGTTTTTGATTTCTGCTTCCGCTTGAATTTCTTTAATAAAATTTTTTGGCAATTCTTCCTTAACACCCATCATTTGCTCCATAAAACCGGCATTAAGCTTTAGGGCTGGGAGCATCGCAAGGACTCGATACCAATTCAATAGATTATAATAAATTCGACCTTGAATAAAGCCAATCATATTCTGAAATACAGTGCGCTTTTGGGAGATTTTTTGTGGAGAGACTCCCATAAAAAAGCAAAACTGTTGATACACCTCAGTATAGGCTTTACGAGCGAAAGAAAAAGTTAGAGGTGTGGTAATACCGCTGTAACTTTCAATGATATTGCTATTATCCCAAAGCTGGAAAATACCATCGACCTCAAGTAAATTATGGAGCGTTGTAATCGGTCGTGCTTGTAATAAATAAAGCTGGTTTGCGGCGATCGCCCATTCTATATCTTGGGGTTGCCCAAAATATTGCTCAATTTGACGAACTAAACTCGTAATTTCTAGTATTTTTTTATTATCTAAAATGGGTGACTCTTGAGGCGATTCGATAATATTATTAAGTCGATTTATAACATAGTTTTGACCGGTTATGTCCCCTGCCATTAGGCGATCGCCTAAACCTCTCACCGCATTGATAATAATATTTTGCTCAGCAGAAATTGGATCCCGGCTAAAGGCAACCCCTGCTATTTCTGCGGCAATCATCGGCTGAATTAAAATAGCCATCGGTTGAATCTGAAGATGTTTAGTCTGGCGATAACTTTTGACAGTATTGTCTGATGCCGATTGCCATACTTTAAGAATTTCTGCTTCAATATTTTCTACTCGAACATTTAAAATACTTTTAAATTGACCTGCAAAGGAAGCAATATTACTATCTTCACCAATGGCAGAAGAACGCACAGCTAAAAGTTCATTATTTGGGCAGAGCGTGGCGATCGCCTTTTGAATTACAGCTTGATTATTAATAGAAAGCTGTAGATCTAATGAATGATTAGTTTTTTCTTCTTGACTATGGATATTATCGGCAACTAATTTCTGACAACTAATAAACTCTAAGTCCGATAAGACAAATCCATTGGGTATAGAAAAATTAGCCTGTCGTAATTGGGCGATCGCCAACGCTTTGCCACCCACCTCTGTTTGATTAATCTGAATATCATCTAGCCAAGTGAGTTTCATTATTTTTTACTTGATAATGGGAATTTAAAACTGTAGATAGAAAGGTAATAATCCCAAACTAAAATAGAGTATAACTGTCCACATACCTGCCATGCGGTCAAGCCATTTTGCTGATTTACGATTAAGCGTTTTTATAAACCAGTAACTAATGCCAGCAGCTAATAAAATCCACGGCATTAAAATAACAGCCATTGGTATCACAAAATTAATCTGTCCTGCACTTAAAATAGCGGCGATCGCCGTCAAGAAAATTGCTAATAACCAAGTTAAAGTCGCTGTTTTTGGTTGCCAAATTGAACTATAGGTTTCAACACCAACTTTCTCATCTTGAGGGGCACGAATTTT from the [Limnothrix rosea] IAM M-220 genome contains:
- the obgE gene encoding GTPase ObgE; translated protein: MQFIDQAEVEVIAGKGGDGIVAFRREKYVPAGGPAGGNGGWGGSVIFRAEQNLQTLLDFRYARIFKAPDGQKGGNGNCTGASGDDLIVDVPCGTVVYDKETGEEICDLITHGETFCIAAGGKGGLGNKHFLSNKNRAPEHALPGLEGEIKQVRLELKLLAEVGLIGLPNAGKSTLISALSSARPKIGDYPFTTLIPNLGVVRRPTGDGTVFADIPGLIAGAHQGVGLGHEFLRHIERTRVLVHLVDLNAEDPIQDYVTIQQELLAYGRGLPELPQIVALNKLDTGDREFSDFIKEELQEITDHEIMTISAVSRAGLDQLLQRIWEILDTLNAADEAAKQLEREEARRAEAELLLTVPPPHLEESVE
- a CDS encoding D-alanine--D-alanine ligase family protein, with product MTTQRVGLLFGGKSGEHEVSIVSAQAIASAFQMGENPAKYELLPFYIDKGGIWHDPDFSSDILKSGKSVDPETVDPAARWQFPAAAPTVDVWFPIIHGPNGEDGTLQGLLTLMEKPFVGSNVLGSSAGMDKLAMKMIFAQASLAQVDYVGVLRSEVWSSPCVFPKICDNVEAKLNYPMFVKPANLGSSVGISKVRTRAELEAALDLAAKYDRRIIVEAGVNAREVECAVLGNSNPKASVVGEICFESDFYDYETKYTDGQSSMKIPAELPADIVEKVQEGAIAAFQALDCAGIGRVDFFYVEETGDVLINEINTLPGFTSLSMYPQLWKNTGITFDKLVDQLIRFALEDR
- a CDS encoding DUF3419 family protein, with translation MSKKFAEIRYSQCWEDTDVMLAALDVQPFHTCLSIASGGDNTLALLSCKPKKVIAIDFSLAQIACLELRAAAYQNLSHQEMLWLVTSAVNVESKLRLDLFSRCRADLSPTVQKFWGDRRSILENGLMSGGKFERYLTLFRRRILPLIHSKRILDELFQQGNYHQREIWFEKSWNTWRWQWIFRLFFSRFVMGKLGRDPSFFKYVEENVAAAILQRANSALVKHNPQENSYLQWIATGNYQTALPFALRPENFELIRANLDRLEIHHSSLSNFLKNQPFTIINRFNLSNIFEWISLEDYQKLLNQILNISTKNTRLVYWNLLVDRHSKLIEFPMRVNKPLNKPLSLGDVVQAEGVSSSRITDGELTPNPCQEGNLVRRSPLSSQTELAEKLYQESRIFFYKRLVIEDVES
- a CDS encoding PEP/pyruvate-binding domain-containing protein; amino-acid sequence: MKLTWLDDIQINQTEVGGKALAIAQLRQANFSIPNGFVLSDLEFISCQKLVADNIHSQEEKTNHSLDLQLSINNQAVIQKAIATLCPNNELLAVRSSAIGEDSNIASFAGQFKSILNVRVENIEAEILKVWQSASDNTVKSYRQTKHLQIQPMAILIQPMIAAEIAGVAFSRDPISAEQNIIINAVRGLGDRLMAGDITGQNYVINRLNNIIESPQESPILDNKKILEITSLVRQIEQYFGQPQDIEWAIAANQLYLLQARPITTLHNLLEVDGIFQLWDNSNIIESYSGITTPLTFSFARKAYTEVYQQFCFFMGVSPQKISQKRTVFQNMIGFIQGRIYYNLLNWYRVLAMLPALKLNAGFMEQMMGVKEELPKNFIKEIQAEAEIKNWGDRRQSFQTILVLFFNFFTLESRIKKYYQRIETVVTPTKNLTPPIDMNLWRADELVNHYRTVEEKLLAHWDAPLINDFFAMIFYGLLRTTTEKWCGDQTNSLHNALIASTENVVSAEPLKLMHEMAAELQALDIEILAKGSLKEIQQWLKKQPEFTLKYQVYLEKFGDRCLGELKLESPTLRDQPLSLFRSIAQLAQIPNIKNTSNKSMQVEAEVTAFSTLKNNIFKRFIFYWILKNTRRLIRNRENLRFERTKVFGLARRIFMQLGKRLSQINRLNSDEDIFYLEVEEIMGFVSGTATCQNLQGLVDLRRQEYQMYQQTSVPGDRFSTRGIVYQGNQFQASAPAEMPTSNLYQQGKSCAVGRAQGEVRIVKNPQQFLQQCSHNAGAGYILVAESTDPGWVLLFPHAAGLLVERGSVLSHVAIVCRELGLPMITDLVGITQWLHDGDRVEIDGATGKIYKLETEAIAPSNVSRKYV